In one window of Arthrobacter pascens DNA:
- a CDS encoding carbohydrate ABC transporter permease, giving the protein MTTNTQTDTVAAATSRRNRPGPLKAVHGQWGTRQWGTTALAILFLAVMLFPVYWMINASLQPNGTTLQTSWLPLSPDFTGYATAISQQGRNLGTSLVVALGSVVFSLAVAAPAAYALAYFKVRGAGVVLFAILISQMIPGIVVANALYTAYNDLGLLNSIPGLILADSSHGIPFAILIIRAFMNNMPASVIEAAKVDGAGHLRAFWSIVLPLSRNALITAGLFTFLFTWSDFLFALTLTTTDDVRPVTLGIFQYMGAYVNDWSSVMATAVLASIPAIILLLAAQKYVAAGTTGGAVK; this is encoded by the coding sequence ATGACCACCAATACACAGACGGACACCGTGGCCGCGGCTACCTCCCGGCGAAACAGGCCCGGCCCGCTGAAGGCCGTGCACGGGCAATGGGGGACCAGACAGTGGGGGACCACAGCGCTGGCCATCCTGTTCCTGGCCGTCATGCTCTTCCCGGTCTACTGGATGATCAACGCTTCCCTGCAGCCCAACGGGACCACGCTGCAGACCTCGTGGCTCCCCTTGTCACCGGACTTCACCGGCTATGCCACCGCCATCAGCCAGCAGGGCCGGAACCTCGGAACCAGTCTGGTGGTGGCCCTTGGCAGTGTGGTGTTCAGCCTGGCCGTCGCGGCCCCCGCGGCATACGCGCTGGCCTACTTCAAGGTCCGGGGTGCCGGCGTCGTGCTGTTCGCGATCCTGATCAGCCAGATGATCCCCGGGATTGTGGTGGCCAACGCCCTCTACACGGCATACAACGACCTCGGCCTGCTGAATTCGATTCCCGGGCTCATCCTGGCGGATTCCTCGCACGGGATCCCGTTCGCCATCCTCATCATCAGGGCGTTCATGAACAACATGCCGGCCTCCGTCATCGAGGCGGCAAAGGTTGACGGCGCGGGTCACCTCAGGGCCTTCTGGTCCATTGTGCTGCCGCTGAGCCGGAACGCACTCATCACCGCAGGGCTCTTCACGTTCCTTTTCACGTGGAGTGACTTCCTCTTCGCGCTCACCCTGACCACCACCGACGACGTCCGTCCCGTGACATTGGGCATCTTCCAGTACATGGGCGCGTACGTGAACGACTGGAGCTCGGTCATGGCCACCGCGGTCCTGGCCTCCATCCCCGCCATCATCCTGCTCCTCGCCGCGCAGAAGTACGTGGCGGCCGGGACCACCGGCGGCGCAGTCAAGTAA
- a CDS encoding carbohydrate ABC transporter permease, with product MSATVQSRLHLAVTETENDGGPRRSGYRSRERVYQWLFLAPAVAYLVLFFGYPVVKNVAMSFQEYTTGTFYTGEAPWVGFANYVTVMSSSLFSTSLINTALFTAGSIAGQFILGLGLAVFFKRKFPLNGILRSLLLLPWLLPLIVSSAVWRWILDKDSGALNNFLESLGIISTGIPWLTSTSLALAAVVGVNIWIGIPFNVTVLYGGLQDIPDELYEAASLDGATGWRAFRHVTWPMLRPVVSVVLVLGVVYTLKVLDIILGLTNGGPANSTQTIATQSYALSFQNFKFGEGAAMGNILVLISLVFAVLYLRVNRRAVDE from the coding sequence ATGTCAGCAACTGTCCAGTCCAGGCTTCACCTCGCGGTGACGGAAACAGAGAACGACGGCGGGCCCCGCCGCTCCGGCTACCGGAGCAGGGAGCGGGTCTACCAGTGGCTGTTCCTCGCCCCCGCGGTGGCCTACCTCGTCCTCTTCTTCGGCTACCCCGTGGTGAAGAACGTTGCGATGAGCTTCCAGGAATACACCACCGGCACGTTCTACACGGGCGAGGCTCCATGGGTGGGTTTCGCCAACTACGTGACTGTCATGTCGTCGTCGTTGTTCTCCACGTCTCTGATCAACACAGCCCTTTTCACTGCCGGTTCGATTGCCGGACAGTTCATCCTGGGCCTGGGCCTGGCGGTCTTCTTCAAGCGGAAGTTCCCGCTCAACGGGATCCTGCGTTCCCTCCTGCTCCTGCCCTGGCTGCTGCCGCTGATCGTGTCCAGCGCCGTGTGGCGGTGGATCCTGGACAAGGACAGCGGGGCGCTCAACAACTTCCTTGAGAGCCTGGGGATCATCAGCACCGGCATCCCGTGGCTGACCAGCACATCGCTGGCCCTCGCCGCCGTCGTCGGTGTGAACATCTGGATCGGCATCCCGTTCAACGTCACCGTGCTGTACGGCGGGCTGCAGGACATCCCGGACGAACTCTATGAGGCCGCGTCACTGGATGGTGCCACCGGGTGGAGGGCTTTCCGGCACGTCACCTGGCCCATGCTGCGTCCGGTGGTCAGCGTGGTCCTGGTGCTCGGAGTGGTCTACACCCTGAAGGTGCTGGACATCATCCTTGGCCTCACCAACGGCGGGCCCGCGAACTCAACCCAGACCATCGCCACCCAGTCGTATGCCCTGTCCTTCCAGAACTTCAAGTTCGGCGAGGGCGCCGCGATGGGCAACATCCTGGTGCTGATCTCGCTGGTATTCGCGGTGCTGTATCTCCGCGTCAACCGGCGCGCAGTGGACGAGTGA
- a CDS encoding aldo/keto reductase, translating to MEYRTLGRTGLSVSPICVGTSSLGSPPAPYGTDTAVATILRAMEGPFNFLDTSNEYGSGGNSERRIGQALAQAGGLPDGFVVATKVDPVVGTSDYSGDRVRRSVEESLERLGLDRLPLVYLHDPEKITFEEGTAAGGPLEALIELRDQGVIGHLGVAGGPIDLELKYLATDAFDVVISHNRFTLVDQTAEPLICDAMARGVAFVNAAPFGGGMLVKGPDLVPYYCYRPASPAIIERVRKMQEICEAHSLPLAAAALQFSTRDPRVSSTIVGMSEPDRVDQTVRLAEWEIPDDVWSQLLPLAAAGTGELG from the coding sequence ATGGAATACCGAACCCTTGGCCGGACCGGGCTGTCAGTTTCTCCCATCTGCGTAGGCACCAGCTCCCTCGGCAGCCCGCCTGCCCCGTACGGCACCGACACAGCCGTGGCCACCATCCTGCGGGCCATGGAAGGTCCCTTTAACTTCCTGGACACCTCCAACGAATATGGCAGCGGGGGCAACAGCGAGCGCCGGATCGGCCAGGCCCTGGCGCAGGCTGGCGGGCTGCCTGACGGGTTCGTCGTCGCCACCAAAGTGGATCCCGTCGTGGGAACCAGCGACTATTCCGGAGACCGCGTCCGCCGTTCCGTGGAGGAGAGCCTGGAACGGCTCGGCCTGGACCGCCTGCCGCTCGTGTACCTCCACGATCCTGAGAAGATCACCTTCGAGGAAGGCACCGCTGCCGGCGGCCCCCTCGAAGCGCTGATCGAGCTCAGGGACCAGGGCGTCATCGGTCACCTCGGGGTCGCCGGCGGCCCGATTGACCTGGAGCTCAAGTATCTGGCCACGGACGCCTTCGATGTCGTCATCAGCCACAACCGGTTCACCCTGGTGGACCAGACAGCCGAGCCCCTCATCTGTGACGCCATGGCGCGGGGTGTGGCCTTCGTCAACGCGGCGCCTTTCGGCGGCGGAATGCTGGTGAAGGGCCCTGACCTTGTCCCGTACTACTGCTACCGGCCGGCCAGTCCGGCAATCATTGAGCGGGTGCGGAAGATGCAGGAGATCTGCGAAGCCCATTCGCTGCCCCTGGCCGCCGCTGCGCTGCAGTTCTCCACCCGCGATCCGCGCGTCAGCTCCACCATTGTGGGCATGTCCGAACCCGATCGCGTGGACCAGACCGTCCGGTTGGCCGAATGGGAGATTCCCGACGACGTCTGGTCCCAGCTCCTGCCCCTCGCCGCGGCCGGAACCGGGGAACTGGGCTAA
- a CDS encoding alpha/beta hydrolase: MKPIHKAPPFDVELGATLTALGDLLNPTLTPDMIAGMRGAPLTSPIEEQLAGHAVRHVERTIPGPEGDPDLVVSIFSRIDHVPGGPGIYHTHGGGMVIGDRFLGADMLIEWVELMDAVAVSVEYRLAPENPDPAPVEDCYAGLVWTAEHADELGFDPERLIIAGASAGGGLAAGVSLMARDKGGPALAGQVLICPMLDDRNETVSSYQIDGFGLWDRTSNDTGWDALLGDRRKTPGVSIYAAPARATDLSNLPPAFIDAATAEVFRDEVVAYASAIWAVGGVAELHVWPGGFHGFDMIVPQAAMSIQARDVRTKWVRRILGA; the protein is encoded by the coding sequence ATGAAGCCAATCCACAAAGCCCCGCCCTTTGACGTTGAGCTCGGCGCAACTCTTACCGCGCTGGGAGACCTGCTTAACCCCACGCTGACGCCTGACATGATTGCCGGGATGCGGGGTGCGCCGCTGACCTCGCCCATCGAGGAACAGCTGGCAGGGCACGCAGTGCGGCACGTGGAGCGGACAATACCCGGTCCTGAAGGCGACCCGGACCTGGTTGTTTCCATCTTCAGCAGGATCGATCACGTTCCCGGCGGCCCTGGGATTTACCACACCCACGGCGGCGGCATGGTGATCGGCGACCGTTTCCTTGGGGCGGACATGCTCATCGAATGGGTCGAACTCATGGACGCCGTGGCGGTATCCGTGGAATACCGGCTCGCACCGGAAAACCCGGACCCGGCACCCGTGGAGGACTGTTATGCGGGCCTGGTCTGGACGGCAGAGCACGCCGACGAGCTTGGCTTCGACCCCGAGCGGCTTATTATCGCCGGCGCCAGTGCCGGCGGAGGGCTCGCCGCAGGCGTGTCCCTCATGGCGAGGGACAAGGGGGGTCCCGCCCTGGCGGGCCAGGTACTGATCTGCCCCATGCTCGATGACCGCAATGAGACAGTCTCCAGCTACCAGATCGACGGCTTCGGGCTATGGGACCGGACGAGCAACGACACGGGGTGGGACGCCTTGTTGGGTGACCGGCGAAAGACTCCCGGGGTGTCGATTTACGCTGCCCCGGCACGGGCAACCGATCTGTCCAACCTTCCGCCCGCCTTCATCGATGCCGCGACGGCGGAGGTGTTCCGGGATGAGGTGGTGGCGTATGCCAGCGCGATCTGGGCTGTGGGAGGCGTCGCCGAACTGCATGTCTGGCCAGGCGGATTCCATGGGTTCGACATGATTGTGCCCCAGGCGGCAATGTCCATCCAGGCCCGGGACGTTCGGACGAAGTGGGTTCGCCGCATCCTTGGCGCCTGA
- a CDS encoding 2-hydroxyacid dehydrogenase has translation MTPKISVSLPDAGLREYLAPHPDVTVLEWDLAGGAPQRRIDIVVPPYMGGTKILRNLESVETELVQSQSIGYDGVADVLPAGRVFANAAGVHETSTAELVLAMVLASQREFPRLLENQQQGLWETKPTASLADRRVLIVGYGGVGKAIEERLLPFETTVTRVASQSRTDGNGVVHGIAELPALLPDHDIVIVGVPLSDATRHLIDDAFLSAMPDGGLLVNVARGPVADTEALVRHTGSGRIRAALDVTDPEPLPRDHPLWRTPGVIITPHVGGASSAMRPRMGRLLQRQIDLMLAGEPPVNVVLGG, from the coding sequence ATGACCCCGAAGATCAGTGTGAGCCTGCCGGATGCAGGGCTGCGTGAGTACCTGGCACCGCATCCGGACGTCACCGTGCTCGAGTGGGACCTGGCCGGCGGAGCACCGCAGCGCCGAATCGACATCGTGGTGCCCCCGTACATGGGCGGGACGAAGATCCTGCGGAATCTTGAGTCTGTCGAGACGGAGCTGGTCCAGAGCCAATCGATCGGATACGACGGCGTGGCGGACGTCCTCCCCGCCGGAAGGGTCTTCGCCAACGCTGCCGGTGTCCACGAGACGTCAACCGCCGAGCTGGTGCTGGCCATGGTGCTGGCGAGCCAGCGGGAGTTTCCGCGCCTCCTGGAGAACCAGCAACAGGGTCTGTGGGAAACGAAGCCGACGGCGAGCCTGGCAGACCGCCGGGTGCTCATCGTGGGTTACGGCGGCGTGGGCAAGGCCATCGAAGAGCGGCTTCTCCCCTTCGAAACCACCGTCACGCGGGTGGCCAGCCAATCCCGGACGGACGGGAACGGCGTCGTACATGGCATCGCGGAGCTGCCTGCGCTGCTGCCGGACCACGACATCGTCATTGTCGGGGTTCCCCTCAGTGACGCCACCAGGCACCTTATCGATGACGCTTTCCTTTCCGCAATGCCCGACGGCGGGTTGCTGGTCAACGTCGCCCGCGGTCCGGTGGCAGACACAGAAGCACTTGTACGCCACACGGGCTCCGGACGGATCCGTGCCGCCCTGGACGTGACGGACCCCGAGCCGCTGCCCCGGGACCACCCGCTGTGGCGCACGCCGGGCGTCATCATCACCCCTCACGTGGGCGGCGCGAGCTCGGCGATGCGCCCGCGGATGGGCCGGCTGCTTCAACGGCAGATCGACCTCATGCTTGCCGGTGAACCGCCGGTGAATGTGGTCCTGGGGGGCTAG
- a CDS encoding Gfo/Idh/MocA family protein yields the protein MSRPFATIDDDGAPLKVLLVGAGAMGHTWLGAVQASPLVELCGIVDLDLEAARASAASIGKPDLPVGRGTAQLASDVGAQAVINVTVPAAHHPVSTEALFAGLPVLGEKPVASTVAQGLSLVAAAELTGQLFMVSQSRRYNRDLFAAKALAGGLGRLGILSADFFKAPHFGGFRDQMDHPLLLDMAIHQFDMARFLLDADPVSVFCEEYNPAWSWYGGDAAAVASFEMSGGERFVFNGSWCSPGQETSWNAAWRLGGEHGTVLWDGDNTPTATVSPAMDGAAVTPAGAAVVKDPGSEVHGSLREFVSALRTGTPPMGQVHGNILSLAMVEAAIESAATGQRVRIDALLERAYREAVREEKRPDVAAVLDSWSIDGAFSAAVALGTAPAPAMPSRVS from the coding sequence ATGAGCCGGCCGTTCGCGACAATCGACGACGACGGCGCGCCGCTGAAAGTGCTGCTGGTCGGCGCCGGGGCTATGGGCCACACGTGGCTGGGGGCGGTGCAGGCCTCGCCGCTCGTGGAGCTCTGCGGCATTGTGGATCTGGACCTGGAGGCCGCGCGCGCCAGCGCCGCCTCGATCGGCAAACCTGACCTGCCGGTGGGGAGGGGGACAGCGCAACTGGCGTCCGACGTCGGCGCGCAGGCGGTCATCAACGTCACCGTTCCGGCCGCCCACCATCCGGTGTCCACCGAAGCGCTCTTCGCCGGGCTTCCTGTGCTTGGCGAAAAGCCGGTGGCCTCCACCGTGGCTCAGGGCCTGAGCCTGGTCGCTGCCGCCGAGCTCACCGGCCAGCTGTTCATGGTCAGTCAGTCCCGCCGGTACAACCGCGACCTGTTCGCGGCAAAGGCACTTGCCGGCGGGCTGGGGCGGCTGGGGATCCTGTCCGCGGATTTCTTCAAGGCACCGCATTTCGGCGGATTCCGGGACCAGATGGACCACCCGCTGCTGTTGGACATGGCCATCCACCAGTTCGATATGGCCAGGTTCCTGCTTGACGCGGACCCCGTCTCTGTCTTCTGCGAGGAATACAATCCTGCCTGGAGCTGGTACGGGGGTGACGCCGCTGCCGTGGCCTCCTTCGAAATGTCCGGCGGCGAGCGGTTCGTGTTCAACGGCAGCTGGTGCAGCCCCGGGCAGGAAACCTCCTGGAATGCGGCGTGGCGCCTGGGCGGCGAACACGGGACCGTCCTGTGGGATGGCGATAACACGCCGACGGCGACCGTCTCGCCTGCCATGGACGGCGCTGCTGTTACTCCGGCGGGTGCCGCGGTCGTGAAGGACCCGGGTTCCGAGGTCCACGGGTCCCTTCGCGAGTTCGTCTCAGCGCTGCGGACGGGGACACCGCCCATGGGCCAGGTACACGGGAACATCCTCAGCCTGGCCATGGTGGAAGCCGCGATCGAAAGTGCCGCCACGGGTCAGCGCGTCAGGATCGACGCCCTGCTTGAGCGTGCCTATCGCGAGGCGGTCCGGGAGGAGAAGCGGCCGGACGTCGCGGCTGTCCTCGACTCGTGGTCCATCGACGGTGCCTTCTCAGCCGCCGTGGCCCTCGGCACGGCACCTGCCCCGGCAATGCCCAGCCGGGTTTCATGA
- a CDS encoding alpha/beta fold hydrolase: MSYATAEDGSKIWYQVRGMKRGATPLLLIQGLALDHHGWDSAIDDFDDRPVIVFDHRGTGLSDDHFPERWSTADFARDAVAVLDAAGVHRAMVYGHSMGGRTAQWLGASHTRRVAALVLGATAVGDVTHISRPPHASEALNSGNVGALTSLFYQEAWLSNHPDEAKRALPAPSSPRAMSSHLSAVALHDGPQPREIPLPTLILHGADDELTVVGNAHLLAEQIPNSDLRVFQDERHVYWMTSPTPHSIVRRFLDEQETGVQS, encoded by the coding sequence ATGAGTTACGCAACGGCCGAAGATGGATCGAAGATCTGGTACCAAGTTCGTGGAATGAAACGTGGTGCCACTCCGCTTTTGCTTATCCAGGGCCTGGCTCTTGACCATCATGGTTGGGATTCGGCGATCGACGACTTCGACGATCGCCCAGTCATCGTCTTCGACCACCGAGGCACTGGATTGAGCGACGATCACTTCCCCGAGAGGTGGTCGACAGCAGATTTCGCGCGAGACGCCGTGGCGGTGTTGGACGCCGCAGGAGTGCATCGTGCGATGGTGTATGGCCATTCGATGGGTGGGCGGACAGCTCAATGGTTGGGCGCGTCGCACACCCGGAGGGTGGCAGCCCTCGTCCTTGGGGCGACGGCCGTCGGCGACGTCACGCACATCAGCCGCCCACCGCACGCATCAGAGGCACTGAATTCTGGGAACGTTGGTGCTCTCACCTCACTGTTCTATCAAGAGGCATGGCTGTCGAATCACCCCGACGAGGCAAAGCGGGCCCTGCCGGCACCTTCCTCGCCTCGCGCGATGAGTAGCCATCTGTCCGCAGTAGCGCTTCACGACGGGCCGCAGCCCAGGGAAATCCCCCTCCCGACTCTGATCTTGCATGGCGCCGACGACGAACTCACGGTCGTCGGCAACGCCCATTTGCTCGCAGAACAGATCCCGAACAGCGATCTCCGGGTCTTTCAAGACGAGCGCCATGTGTACTGGATGACGTCCCCAACGCCACATTCGATCGTGCGACGATTCCTCGATGAGCAAGAAACCGGGGTTCAATCATGA
- a CDS encoding ThuA domain-containing protein produces the protein MTDTAPIRVTVWNENRHEQEHEQVAKLYPQGIHGAVKEGIEENLGAAVDVRTATLEEPEHGLTEEVLANTDVLTWWGHMSHADVDDEIVERVHRHVLSGMGLIVLHSGHWSKIFTKLMGTTCTLRWRSEQDRELVWTVDPTHPIAKGVPHPIIIDEQEMYGEFFDIPTPEELVFISSFSGGEVFRSGCTFRRGHGKIFYFSPGDQDYPVYHHKDIRRVISNAVQWALTDRPRRELPELLRYDTNEFYKGAGYQGATAIYEETTA, from the coding sequence ATGACTGACACTGCCCCGATCCGGGTCACCGTCTGGAACGAGAACCGGCATGAGCAGGAACATGAGCAGGTGGCAAAGCTCTACCCCCAGGGCATTCACGGCGCGGTGAAGGAGGGCATCGAGGAAAACCTGGGTGCCGCCGTCGATGTCCGCACTGCCACCCTGGAGGAACCGGAGCACGGCCTGACCGAAGAGGTCCTGGCCAACACGGACGTCCTGACCTGGTGGGGGCACATGTCCCACGCCGACGTCGATGACGAGATCGTGGAACGCGTGCACCGCCATGTGCTCTCGGGAATGGGGCTGATCGTGCTCCACTCAGGCCACTGGTCAAAGATCTTCACCAAGCTCATGGGCACCACCTGCACCCTGCGCTGGCGCAGCGAGCAGGACCGGGAGCTGGTGTGGACCGTGGACCCCACGCACCCCATCGCCAAGGGCGTGCCGCACCCCATCATCATCGACGAGCAGGAAATGTACGGCGAATTCTTCGACATCCCCACCCCGGAGGAGCTGGTCTTCATCAGTTCGTTCAGCGGCGGCGAGGTCTTCCGCTCCGGCTGCACCTTCCGCCGCGGCCACGGCAAGATCTTCTACTTCAGCCCCGGCGACCAGGACTACCCGGTGTACCACCACAAGGACATCCGCCGGGTCATCTCCAACGCCGTCCAGTGGGCACTTACTGACCGGCCGCGTCGGGAGCTTCCGGAACTGCTGCGGTACGACACCAATGAGTTCTACAAGGGCGCCGGCTACCAGGGCGCCACCGCGATCTATGAGGAAACCACCGCATGA